A region of the Deltaproteobacteria bacterium HGW-Deltaproteobacteria-6 genome:
TCTTCTGCATACTGATCCAGGAGAATGCCGTTGGTTGTTAAGCTGATATCCTGAAGGCCCCGTATTTTTTTCAAATCTTTAGCGAACTCAACAAAGCCCCGGCGGACAAGAGGTTCACCGCCAGTCAGCCGGATCTTGATCATGCCCATCTTAACCGCTTGGGAAACGATGCGAAGAATATCTTCATACCGGAGAATATCGTCATGCCCTTTCAACGAAATTCCTTCCTTGGGCCGGCAATATGTGCAACGTAAATTGCATCGTTCTGTAATGGAAACTCGCAGATAGTTTATATCTCTGTCGTATTTATCCAGCATGACTTTACTACAATCTCCTTAATTACCTGACTGGCGTTCATAGCATAAACCATCAGACAAAACAACTTTAGCCTGTGGAATAGAATAGAATCCTTCAATGATCCGGATAAGCGCATATATACTGGAAACAAAAAGTGAAATGTTTCTTGACAGGACACTGTTTCTCGTTTAAACAAAAATTTAGCGAGTTTCCTGCCTGTTGTTGAACAATAAAGATCACGTCAGAGCAAGGCAAAATAATCTGGAGTGTTTATGGACAAGATACCTATTACTAAAGAGGGCTTTGAGAAATTAAAAAAGGATCTGGAGACCATCAAGAATGTGTCCATCCCTGAAAATGTTCGTGATATTGAAATAGCGCGTGCCCATGGTGACCTTTCCGAAAATGCGGAATATGCTGCAGCAAAAGAACGTCAGTCCCATCTTTACGGCAAATCACAGGAATTGGAAAATAATCTGGCTTCGTGCAACATAATCGATATAACGGGGATAACCAGCGACAAGGTTGTTTTTGGATGTTTTGTGACCATAGCCGATATTGACAGTGACAACGGTGAAGAAATAAAATATCAGCTGGTCGGCCCTTTTGAATCGGATATCAATCAAAACAAAATTTCAGTAACATCACCTATCGGCAGAGCATTAATCGGGAAAAAAATTGATAGTGAAATTACCGTAAAAACACCGGGCGGTACCCGCAATTTTCAAGTTATCGACATTTCGGTTGACTAAGTGATCAGCCCCGGAGCTACCGGACATTAATTTTTACCATTAAAAAAGGCAGATCCTGTTGAAGTGATCTGCCTTCTTTAATCTATATTGCGACGGGTTAGTTTTACATTAATCTTTCAGCAACACTAATCCGGTTAATCGCGCGAGCAAGAGCCAAACGCATTTTTTCATAATCGTCATGCTCCTTGGTCAGTTGCGCCAAACTCGCCGTAGCCTTTTCTTTTGCCCTCGTCGCTCTGTCTTTATCAATGGCATCAGCTCTTTCCGCCGTTTCAATTAATATGGTTACTTTACTGCCTGTCACTTCCGCATAGCCGGTATTGACGGCATAATTTGTCTTTTTACCGGCAACCAGAAAATAAAGTTCACCAATATCCACTGATGTTAAGAAGGGTTCATGGCCTCGCAAAACCCCAAATTCACCTTCTGTTCCGGGAATTGTTACTTCATCCACTATTCCGGAAAAAGCAATTTTTTCCGGCGTTACAACTTCAAGCATTAATTCATCCGACATTGAAATCCTCGCTTATCAGGAAAGCTTCTGAGCTTTTTCTATCGCCTCTTCGATGCCACCAACCATGTAGAAAGCCTGCTCAGGCAAGTCATCATGCTTGCCTTCCAGGATTTCCTTGAATCCTCTAACTGTATCGGGCACGGAGACAAATTTCCCTTCCGTTCCCGTAAACTGAGCGGCAACGAAGAAGGGCTGCGAAAGGAATCTTTGAATCTTTCTGGCGCGGCTAACTGTCAGCTTATCGGCTTCGGAAAGCTCATCCATACCCAAAATGGCAATGATGTCCTGCAAATCTTTATATTTCTGCAACGTTACCTGAACCTGTCTGGCGACCATATAATGATCCTGACCTATAACGTTAGGGTCAAGAATACGCGATGTTGAATCCAGAGGATCCACCGCGGGATAAATACCCAGTTCGGCAATCGGTCGGGACAAAACGACGGTTCCGTCAAGATGCGCAAAGGTGGTTGCCGGCGCAGGGTCGGTCAAGTCGTCCGCGGGAACGTAAACGCACTGAACGGCCGTAATCGAACCCTTGTTGGTGGATGTAATACGTTCCTGCAGTTCACCAAGATCGCAGGCCAATGTCGGTTGATAACCGACGGCAGAAGGCATGCGTCCCAGCAAAGCGGATACTTCAGAACCGGCCTGTGTGAAACGGAAGATGTTGTCGACGAACAAAAGAACATCTTGGCCTTCGATATCACGGAAATATTCCGCATTGGCCAGAGCCGTCAATGAAATTCGCGCGCGGGCTCCGGGCGGTTCAGTCATCTGCCCATAAATAAGGGCAGCCTGTTTGATAACACCTGATTCCAGCATTTCGCGATAAAGATCGTTTCCTTCACGGGTTCTTTCACCGACGCCCGCGAACACGGAAATGCCGCCGTGGTGCATGGCAATGTTATGAATCATTTCCATCATAACGACGGTCTTGCCGACGCCTGCTCCGCCGAACATGCCCATTTTACCGCCACGGGGAAATGGAACCAGAAGATCAATAACTTTAACGCCTGTCTCCAGAACGTGAACGGATGTATCCTGCTCCATGAACGTCGGAGATAGACGATGGATCGGCATGTGCGTTTCAGCATTAATGGGTCCCAGACCATCCACGGGGCGACCTACAACGTTCTGAATTCTGCCAAGAACCAGACCATCGGTAACATCCATGGCGATACAGCGGACAACGTTGTCGCCCAAATGCTGCGCTACTTCGACAACCAGATTATCTTCATTGTCGTTGATCGCCGGATTGGTAATTAAAATAGCGTTTAAAATACTGGGAAGTTTCCCCTCTTCAAAAGCCACGTCAACAACGGGTCCAATAACCTGAACAATCTTTCCGATATTCATAACTATCTCCTTACAAATAGTCGCATTAATATATTTTACATGCGGCAGATTACCGCAGAAAAATTAACCTTTCGACAAAGCTTCGGTACCGCCAACGATATCCATTAACTCCGCCGTAATTGCCGCCTGTCTTGCTTTATTCATTTTCAGCGTCAAACTGCTGATCAGTTCTTCGCAATTGCTGGTTGCATTATCCATGGCAGCCATCCGAGCGCCGTTTTCACCGGCTGATGTTTCCAGGAGAGCCCGATAAACCAAAACATGAACATACATCGGCAGTAATTTATGCAGCAACACTTCATCCGATGGTTCATAAGTATAATCAAGACGCTTATCAGAATCCATCTCCGTATCCTGGCCGATTGACGGTAAAGGAAACAGCCGGACAATTGTAGGCTTCTGAACGGAAACATTGACAAACTGATTATAGATTAAATAGAGTTCGTCATACTCCTCTTTGATAAAAGGGGTAATAACTTCATCCGCAATGGAAACCGCCAGCGTCATGTCAAATTTACTTAAGACATCAACCTTTTGTGCAATGATGTTCGACTTCTTTCGAAAAAAATCCCGGCCTTTGCGGCCGACGCTGACTAAGGCAATTTCTTTGCTTTCTTTTCCTTTTTCCTTTAAGAATCGCTCTGTTGCTTTAATAAGGTTTGTATTGAACCCGCCACAAAGCCCCCGGTCGGACGTCATACAAATAACTCTTATTTTTTTGGGGTCACGAACCGCCAGCAATGGATGAGAAGAACTATCCACACGTAAAGCAACACTACTAAGAACATCCATAAATTTTCCAGCGTAAGGCCGGAAATTTTCCATCTTCATCTGCGCCGATTTAAATTTTGACGCGGCAACCATATTCATGGCGCGTGTGATCTGCTTCGTCTTTTGAACGGCGCTAACTTTTCTTTTTATGTCTTTAAGCGAGGCCACTGAAGATTCTCCTCAACTGTTTAATTTGG
Encoded here:
- a CDS encoding transcription elongation factor GreA; amino-acid sequence: MDKIPITKEGFEKLKKDLETIKNVSIPENVRDIEIARAHGDLSENAEYAAAKERQSHLYGKSQELENNLASCNIIDITGITSDKVVFGCFVTIADIDSDNGEEIKYQLVGPFESDINQNKISVTSPIGRALIGKKIDSEITVKTPGGTRNFQVIDISVD
- the atpC gene encoding ATP synthase F1 subunit epsilon, which translates into the protein MSDELMLEVVTPEKIAFSGIVDEVTIPGTEGEFGVLRGHEPFLTSVDIGELYFLVAGKKTNYAVNTGYAEVTGSKVTILIETAERADAIDKDRATRAKEKATASLAQLTKEHDDYEKMRLALARAINRISVAERLM
- the atpD gene encoding F0F1 ATP synthase subunit beta → MNIGKIVQVIGPVVDVAFEEGKLPSILNAILITNPAINDNEDNLVVEVAQHLGDNVVRCIAMDVTDGLVLGRIQNVVGRPVDGLGPINAETHMPIHRLSPTFMEQDTSVHVLETGVKVIDLLVPFPRGGKMGMFGGAGVGKTVVMMEMIHNIAMHHGGISVFAGVGERTREGNDLYREMLESGVIKQAALIYGQMTEPPGARARISLTALANAEYFRDIEGQDVLLFVDNIFRFTQAGSEVSALLGRMPSAVGYQPTLACDLGELQERITSTNKGSITAVQCVYVPADDLTDPAPATTFAHLDGTVVLSRPIAELGIYPAVDPLDSTSRILDPNVIGQDHYMVARQVQVTLQKYKDLQDIIAILGMDELSEADKLTVSRARKIQRFLSQPFFVAAQFTGTEGKFVSVPDTVRGFKEILEGKHDDLPEQAFYMVGGIEEAIEKAQKLS
- the atpG gene encoding ATP synthase F1 subunit gamma, producing MASLKDIKRKVSAVQKTKQITRAMNMVAASKFKSAQMKMENFRPYAGKFMDVLSSVALRVDSSSHPLLAVRDPKKIRVICMTSDRGLCGGFNTNLIKATERFLKEKGKESKEIALVSVGRKGRDFFRKKSNIIAQKVDVLSKFDMTLAVSIADEVITPFIKEEYDELYLIYNQFVNVSVQKPTIVRLFPLPSIGQDTEMDSDKRLDYTYEPSDEVLLHKLLPMYVHVLVYRALLETSAGENGARMAAMDNATSNCEELISSLTLKMNKARQAAITAELMDIVGGTEALSKG